One genomic region from Elusimicrobiota bacterium encodes:
- a CDS encoding sulfurtransferase TusA family protein, which translates to MANVQLDCKGLKCPQPILKITAKSAELKSGDVLEVSADCQTFAADVKQWCDRTKRTLLFCNDEGGGKFRAQIQF; encoded by the coding sequence ATGGCCAACGTGCAACTGGACTGCAAAGGCTTGAAGTGCCCGCAGCCGATCCTGAAGATCACCGCGAAGTCGGCTGAGCTCAAGTCGGGAGACGTACTCGAGGTGAGCGCCGACTGCCAGACCTTCGCGGCGGACGTCAAGCAGTGGTGCGATCGCACCAAGCGGACCCTGCTGTTCTGCAACGACGAGGGCGGAGGCAAGTTCCGGGCGCAGATCCAGTTCTAG
- a CDS encoding chemotaxis protein CheW, translating to MSIEDKSKREESSQFVVIQLAGEEYGIPIMNIETLIRMPQITRVPRMPAYIEGIINLRGRIIPIIDLRKRFGFPARAWDDKTRIAVTDISRQSVGFIADGVSEVIRLARKQIDTVPPTLSRIGEEYIDGIGKVGDRIIILLNAERILSETEQTQLKKTDLEATPAREQTQQ from the coding sequence ATGTCCATAGAAGACAAGTCGAAGCGGGAGGAATCCTCCCAGTTCGTGGTCATCCAGTTGGCGGGCGAGGAGTACGGCATCCCGATCATGAACATCGAGACCCTCATCCGGATGCCCCAGATCACGCGCGTCCCGCGGATGCCCGCCTACATCGAAGGCATCATCAACCTCCGGGGCCGGATCATCCCCATCATCGACCTGCGCAAGAGGTTCGGCTTCCCCGCCAGGGCCTGGGACGACAAGACGCGCATCGCGGTCACCGACATCTCCCGCCAGTCGGTGGGCTTCATAGCCGACGGCGTCAGCGAAGTCATCCGCCTGGCGCGCAAGCAGATAGACACCGTACCCCCGACGCTGTCCCGCATCGGCGAGGAGTACATCGACGGCATCGGGAAGGTGGGCGACCGCATCATCATCCTGCTCAACGCAGAGAGGATCTTGTCGGAGACGGAGCAGACGCAGCTCAAGAAGACGGACCTGGAGGCAACTCCGGCCCGTGAGCAGACGCAGCAATGA
- a CDS encoding methyl-accepting chemotaxis protein, whose protein sequence is MSIKSYLKHFLAAEEETKIQLLEYEMKEGMDLLERIAKGDQTVRAREDTEDETVNRMSKFINLLVKKLQETMAEKDAIHQNAMSLAIGLSSHFEIMQKISKGDLSVKAEERADDPLIEQLGKITNAMVTALRENLIGEVQKSSATIAQASANMAHVSEKSSQTMSQLAGTITQISGSTTSIAQSAQHASAESNSAAAQAQKGEEAVRNLVLKMKTIDAAMHEALGAMERLNQRSAQIGEIVQVITKIADQTNLLSLNAAIEAARAGEVGKSFAVVADEVRKLAETSSNSAKQIQEIIQSVQKDTGHGVELVRRGAEEVSAGGILTGTTQEVFKEIAKAVQNVAKEIEQIAAGTEETAASSQEASAGAQEQNAALEEIASSGRNLAAVAKKLDEAAKQFKLN, encoded by the coding sequence ATGAGCATCAAGAGCTATTTGAAGCATTTCCTCGCCGCGGAAGAGGAGACCAAGATACAGCTGCTCGAGTATGAGATGAAGGAGGGGATGGATCTCCTGGAGCGCATCGCCAAGGGCGACCAGACGGTGCGGGCCCGGGAGGACACCGAGGACGAGACGGTCAACCGCATGTCCAAGTTCATCAATCTCCTGGTCAAGAAGCTCCAGGAGACCATGGCGGAGAAGGACGCCATCCACCAGAACGCCATGTCGCTCGCCATCGGATTGAGCTCGCACTTCGAGATCATGCAGAAGATCAGCAAGGGCGACCTCTCGGTCAAGGCCGAGGAGCGCGCCGACGACCCGCTCATCGAGCAATTGGGCAAGATCACCAACGCGATGGTGACGGCCCTGCGCGAGAATCTCATCGGCGAGGTGCAGAAATCGTCGGCCACGATCGCCCAGGCCTCCGCGAACATGGCCCATGTCTCGGAGAAGTCCAGCCAGACCATGAGCCAGCTGGCCGGCACCATCACCCAGATATCCGGCTCCACCACCTCCATCGCCCAGTCCGCCCAGCACGCCTCCGCCGAGTCGAACTCGGCGGCCGCCCAGGCCCAGAAGGGCGAGGAGGCCGTCAGGAACCTCGTCCTCAAGATGAAGACCATAGACGCGGCCATGCACGAGGCCCTGGGCGCCATGGAGCGCCTCAACCAGCGCTCCGCCCAGATCGGGGAGATCGTCCAGGTCATCACCAAGATCGCGGACCAGACCAACCTCCTGTCCTTGAACGCCGCCATCGAGGCGGCGCGGGCGGGAGAGGTGGGCAAGAGCTTCGCGGTGGTGGCCGACGAGGTGCGCAAGCTCGCGGAGACCTCCTCGAACTCGGCCAAGCAGATCCAGGAGATCATCCAGTCGGTGCAGAAGGACACCGGCCACGGCGTGGAGCTGGTCCGGCGCGGGGCGGAGGAGGTCTCGGCCGGAGGGATCCTGACCGGCACGACCCAGGAGGTCTTCAAGGAGATCGCCAAGGCCGTGCAGAACGTGGCCAAGGAGATCGAGCAGATCGCGGCGGGCACCGAGGAGACGGCCGCATCCTCGCAGGAGGCCTCGGCCGGAGCCCAGGAGCAGAACGCCGCCTTGGAAGAGATCGCCTCCTCCGGCCGGAACCTGGCCGCCGTGGCGAAGAAGCTCGACGAGGCGGCCAAGCAATTCAAGCTGAACTAG
- a CDS encoding response regulator codes for MEIKRVLITDDSKFMRLVMRNLLVGQGLEVVGEAENVPQALEKYQALKPDLVTMDLVMPGDSGLKGIEQLRALDPQARVLVISALGQRQMIDDALRLGAKGFVEKPVKAEQLAEALGKLRQGA; via the coding sequence GTGGAAATCAAAAGAGTACTGATAACGGATGATTCGAAGTTCATGCGCCTGGTGATGCGCAACCTTCTCGTCGGCCAGGGCCTGGAGGTGGTGGGAGAGGCGGAGAACGTCCCCCAGGCGCTCGAAAAATACCAAGCACTCAAGCCGGACCTGGTGACCATGGACCTAGTGATGCCCGGCGACTCGGGGCTCAAAGGCATCGAACAGCTCCGCGCGCTCGACCCCCAGGCCCGCGTCCTGGTCATCTCGGCTCTAGGCCAGCGGCAAATGATAGACGACGCCCTGCGCCTGGGGGCCAAGGGCTTCGTGGAGAAGCCCGTCAAGGCCGAGCAGCTCGCCGAGGCCCTCGGTAAGCTGCGCCAAGGCGCCTGA